ctgggaatttttctactGTAATAATATTTGGCATAATTCGTGACTCGTATAATTGTTTGCATTATCTAACATCAATATGAATCACATCACAATTTATGATGTTTAACTCCTTAAATGTCTTTAAATACCCTGCAGATATCCGCAAATAACCAGTACATTCATCAAACCCTAAATTCTCTAGCAATTTGCAGCTTGAAAACAATGCATCCACCATCTCTAATTTCACATGAACAAGCCTAAGAACAAGagttttcaagaaattaaattttgacGGAAGCTTGATATTAATACTACAATTAGTAAGCTTTAAAACTCTCAAAGattcaaaatcaaacaaatcagCAGAAAAACAATGCTGATCTTTTTCTATAATATGcggaaaaaaatctaaatcaaGCTCCTCAACACCTTTCTGCATGGCTTTTTTTACCCATATCTCAACCGATGATTTATCGgcatatttttctttaatacATAAACTGAAGCTTTTAATTTCTGGACGTAAATGGTAATCAAAAACTTTGTTAACGATCTTTGCTAAATTTTTCCTGTTTTGACCCGTAACGAGAACTCGATCAAAGTTTAGGTTGCGGCTGTAGAGCCAAGATTCTTCGAATCTTTTCGATAAAATTCCGAACTTTATAGCTTCCTTGAGAGGCAAGAATGAGATTATATTTTCAAGAATTTCATTAGGAAGATACAAATTATTGATATCCTGTTGTGTTGCTAATCTCTTGCAAGTAGAATGCTCTTTTGATTCCATCTTTGGGTTTACGAATTGAGGTTTAGGGGTTTGAACATGCTGTCAATGACAATGATACTATATAagggttaattttattttaacaggtttaattagggttttgttgcAGTATGGGTTATGCAGGTAATTGCGATTAGTTCAAACTGAAAaggtatttttttaacttcattAGAAAATATGTGGGTTAATTACAAAGtaaatttattgtattttatgatttttaaataaattatcaacttTCATAATTTAGAATACAAATTATTACTGTTTTTACAATTTGGAAGATGAATAATTTTTGGCATAATCCATAGAAATTGTTAGGTGAACCTAGTTTAACACATAGGATTATAAACCATCTATTTATCGTGTGACATGTGGCCACAATAAATGTactaaccaatcaataaatatcacattaattcacattaaaatacaaacaattaatgtgatatttattgattggttggTACATATATTATTGCCACGTGTCACACGataaatggatggttcataattCTACGTGGCGAACTAGTTTCATGCAAGTATTTCTCATCATCCAACTttatacttttcattttttattaattcggTCCATGGTGTActttacttttttaataaatttatatactttttactttttatttacttagtttttatatttctgttttttGTTTAAGTCTTTTATAAATGgcttaatcgcaaaaaaaaaacttaaacctTTATGACTTGTTACAATTTTatctaaatcttttaatttttgcaataatatccgaattgcattattttgttgaaaTAATAGCCacattgcactttttatgtgaactTTTTGAGTTTTTACCATTtattgggacttttactatattattatacataaaaaataataatagcctaatattttaattgaaagcaacaagtttagccatcaatttggctattattgcaaaaaaataatgcaatttggatattattataaaaattaaaaaatttggataaaattacaataagcggtaaagatttttttttttttacattaggcctttataaatttatgtttatttaatctttttgaagtttcatgttttatttattCCGTTCTAATTCTACTTTTTAAGAACTAATTCATGCAAAATTTGATTGTAAGGatcaagtaaataaaaaaaggcctaatcactcaaaaacccctcacctttgaacttttttcaattccaccccgacgttgaaaaatttgtcaattttacccacttttgaattttccgttttcaattgtaccccaatattttaatttttgttaatttttttacttaaatgatgaaatcattcgattaattaagtctaaacatgaaattaaattcttttttattcaaaaaagtacaaataagtactttatttttaaaaactaactaaaaaccatatcaaattaacactaatttaaattcttaattaatttaactaaatttaaataaattttataaatatacaatatgtgagacatgtagaatgttttaaacaaatttccaaacgcaaaagacgttaatttaatttttcaggatacaattgaaacacaaaaatgcaaaataggacaaattttcaacgtcagggtatgattgaaaaaggggctaaaaggtcgggtttttttttaagaaattaggccataaaaaaagtacaaagaaaatttaaaaaaataaaagcagaCCAAAGtccaactaaataaaaaatgaaaagtatagATACCAAAAGGATGAAttataatcatatatatatacgaaACCAAACTTTATTGAATGCTATCTGATATACCaccaaatccaataataataTGAGACAATGATATATTAAGGTACCATAATTCGGTAGATAAAAGCAACTGGTTCATTGTAGATATATTGATCGTTATTATATTAGATCGTTCAGATACATATTTGTCTTCGAGATAATATCTCGACATGTCTGTATATATTCAATCAATAAATACGTTAAAGACGTTACCAGAAAACATGTCCTTAACTCCACAATAACATTCCATAGAAGAGTACATATATGAATAGCAGTTTATAATTGTACggtatgatttgattttttttctcacattttttttttgatgaatagaaaatatattaaaagccacaagaagtggcaaaacCGCTACACAAAGCTTTCGCACAAGAAATGGCACATGAAAAATGGCACACTAGAGGCTTAGGCAATGGGCAACGGACAAAACAAACAGTCACAAGTTCGGAAAGAGAATACAAAATGGATTTCTAAAGAAATCCAGGCCAGAGTAAGGAAAACGCCTATTACAAAGCTTAAAAAGAAAAGCCGCCTTGTTAAAACTATTGAAAACTACCATATCTTTTTCAATAACTGCATTACTAAAAACTCTTGAGTTTCTGCTTTTCCATATCTCCCAGACGATCATAAACCAAAGAATCTCCCAAAGTTTTCGGTAGGGGCTCCTTGGAACAATGCACTCCCACTGCACCataaattcaacaaaaataGAAGGAAAGACCCAAACGACATCCATCTTTCGAAGAACCTCAACCCAAACACTCTTAGCGAAAGTACAATGGATGAATAAATGGTCTTGCGTTTCCCCAATTGCACAAATCGAACATAAGGAGTTATCAAAGGAAATAATACCACGTCTTGCCAAAAAATCTAGAGTAGGAACTCTATTATGAAGAGCAACCCAGATAAAAAATTTGACACGCGGCGGAGCTTGAGATTTCCATACCCTAGCATAAGGAATTATAGCAGTAGTTACTATATGATGTTCACTGTTTTGAAGAACAGTAGCTTCCATTGCAGATTCCTCTAAAACGACAGCTTCTCCGGTCATCTCATCAACAGCAAAAGAAGTGTCATTTATCATCGGATTACTGAACAATTCAACAGTTCTAGTATTTGCAGCAACACCAACTAAACCCGTTCCCTGCTGTAACCTAACACCCTCAAAAACAGTCCCACTTCTGtcagaaaaagaaacagcagcTGCCATTTGAGAATCCGACTGTAAAACAGCGTCCCTCTCATAACCATCAGCAACAGCAGCTACCATCTGAGAAACCGAAGGAGAAACAGCAGCGTCTGCAGAACCAGAACCTGAGCTTGAACCTGCCGAACCAGTAGCTGAAGGCACATCAGTTCTGTTTCCCCCAACCAAACCAGCAGCAGTCACCTGAGCAACTAACTGAGAAACACGACGAGAGCCACCAGAACCTGAACTTGCAGCAGCCAGAAACTTACAAAAAGAAGCTGATGAATATACACCCGAAGACGAATTCCATGAAATAACATCACACCTATTATCAATCAAAGTTActtcattaaaatatttttgaaattcaacAAGAAGTAATGATTCCGTTCCACGCAAACGACGTCGCCATCTCCAACCTCTATCCAAAACATGAGAAATACAAGCTTCCTTTTGATTAGAAAGGTTAAAAAGTTTTGGAAAAATTTCTCTCGCCATTCCAACACCCATCCAATTATCATGCCACAACAGAGTAGAATTCCCATCACCCACTTTATAACGAACATTCTCAATAAACACTCCCCAAACAAAATTGTCACTACAACACCTTTTCTTAATACCCTTCCACATGCTAGATAACTTTTTTGAATCCCCAAAATTCAAAGAGTTCCAATCAGAAATTGCTGAGCAAGATGAAACTATATTAAACCAAAGGGAGTTTCTATTAAAACGCAATCGCCAAACCCACTTAAAAAGAAGACTTTGGTTTCTAGTTTTGAGACTAGAAATTCCCAAACCTCCCATCACAAAATCTTGACAAATAGTTTTCCACGAGACTTTACACAGGGTTCTAGAAGTAATATCGCCTTTCCAGAGAAAGCGCTTCATATAAGACTCTAACTTACTCTGAACCCCATTTGGCATACAAAAAGAGGACATAAAATAGACCGGAACACTAAAGAGAACTGACTTAATCAGGACTAACCTTCCCGCCGGAGAGAGCAGAGAACCTTTCCATAAAGCCAATTTCGCTTTAAACCGATCTACTACATGATCCCAAAACCCGGAAGCTAACTGCCGCTTAACCAAAGGAAGACCAAGATATTTGATAGGAAAAGATTCAATCTTACATCCCACCAAATTAGCAGCAGATAATAAATCTGTTTCACCAATATTAATTCCCATTATTGAACTTTTATGGAAATTAATTTTCAACCCAGACACAACTTCAAAGCAACGTAGAATCCGAACCAAATTCACAATCTGATCTAGATCATAGGGGAGAAAGATAAGCGTATCATCGGCAAACTGTAAAAGGGATATCGGCTCAAACTCACTCGCATAAGAATAACCACTAGTAAAACCCATTTGGCTAGATTTTTCAAGAATACATTTCAAACCTTCAACCGCTAGAACAAACAGATAAGGAGAAATAGGATCGCCTTGTCGAACACCTCGCTGCAACGTAATAGGATCAACAGGACTACCATTGACTAGAATAGCCGTCGTAGCTGTCGAAAGACAGTAAGACATCCAATCCAACCATTTCTGAGAGAAACCCATACAACGCATGACCATAATCAAATACTCCCAATCAATACTATCAAAAGCTTTGTGGAAATCAAGTTTCAAAACCAACAACTTATGCTTCCGCCTATTTGCTGAGTGAATAAGCTCATTTGCAATCATTGAGCATTCCTGGATGCTTCTACCTTTCAAGAAGGCATGTTGACTCTCCGAAACAACATGTGAAATGAGAGGAGCTAACCTTAACGATAGAGTTTTTGAAAGGAGCTTGTATAATCCATTCACTAAACTGATAGGGCGATAATCTCTAATGTCACAGGATCCAATAACCTTAGGAATCAACACCATAAAAGCAGTGTTAATCCCTTTTGGTAAAAAACCGGATATATGAAAACCCAAAAACATCTCAATAATAGCAACTTTCATTGTACTCCAAGCTCTGCGgtaaaagaaaaagttaaaGCCGTCTGGCCCTGGTGCTTTCCGCTCACTACAAGAAGATAAAGCTGAGAAGATTTCACTTTCATCGAACTCGCGAACTAATGACACAGCTTGTCCCTCAGATAATTTCTTAAACCCCAAACCCGAGAGATTAAATCGAACTCTATGTTTCTGTCTATAAAGAGAACTAAAAAATTCTCGTATATGGAATCGAATGTCTTCCGGCTCCACATAAACAGCTTCTCCTACTTGAATAGATGAAATAAGATTATTCCTGTGGTGTTGAGAAGCAATGCTATGAAAGAACTTCGAGTTCCTATCACCAGACAAGTTCCACTTCAAGCGCGATTTCTGAATCCATAACGATTCAATTCTTTTTTCTGCCACCCATAAATCATTTTTAAGAGATAACAAACTACTCTCATCATCTACTGAGAGCTGCCCATCCTCAGCGGCAAGCTCCTTAATAAGAATAGCATTGTTCAActcttttatgattttattctGATCACCAAAGACATCACAGTTCCATTTTTTGACTTTTGCACGCAGCTCCCTTAATCTCTTCGTGAGATTATCTGAAGTCTCACAGACCAACCCCCAAGAATCTGACACAAACTCATTAAAATCATTATGCTCCCACCAAGCGTCCATGGAACGAAAAGGTTTAGGCCCCCAATCAACCTTATAAACTGAACGAAATAAGATTGGAACATGATCAGATTTACCTTGGGGTAAGGCAGAAAGAGTCATGTTTGGCCAAAGCACACTAGCAGATGCCGAAACCAAGCATCTATCAATTCTTGATCTCGAATGCGAATTATGCCAAGTAAAACGTCTTCCATGTAAGGGTAAATCCAATAACTCAGCAGAATTTATGAACTCATTAAGCGCGATCATGGAAGGAGAAAAGCCTGCACAGTTCAGTCTCTCCTCTGGCCGGCAAATATCGTTAAAGTCTCCACTAATTAGAACAGTCCCATGAAACTCTAGCAGTGGTCGGATTTCCTGCCAAAAAAGCAATCTCTCTGAAGCAATATTGCTAGCATAAATTAGAATATGGCGAAAAGGAGTAAAATGGTGAACAAAATCCATAATTATCCATCTGGAGCCCTTTAAAATAGAAACAGACTGAAGTAAAGCAGAATTCCAAATCAATAATAAACCACCCGATGCTCCTACAGACGGGACCCAATCATAACCAAAATCAAGATTCGGCCATAAGTTTCTAACTAAAAAATCATTAATAAGCTCCttttttgattcaattaaaCCAAGAAACAAGAGATTATTAGCAGAAACTAgtgattttatgaatttttgtttcctaaaattcATTAAACCACCTCTACAATTCCAAGAAGCAAAAATAAGAGGCACGGacattaaacataaaaaaaaacctcGAAAGGAAAAAATTACTTATCTCTATTTAGCATCCAAAGCTTCAGCCAAGTTAAGAGAAAGCTGTTTAATTGTTTGTGCCTCATTCTCCTTTTGAAAAATACCCAACTGATAACCAAGTTTCCAAGACTCCAATGGTTCATTAGGCTGTTCAGGACTGAAGTTAATCAGATTACTTTCCACAACACGGTTCATATTTGCTATATCTGCATCTGATAGCTCATTTTCTTCCTCACGTTGACTGTGCGAGCAAGAATGTAACTGACCCAGAACATCAACTTTCTTTATCGGGCGTTTCTTCCTCACCGTAATGGCTACAGTAGAGGATTGAGACCGGCGTTCTGAACTGCCCGCATCATCCACATCGTTAATCCCATCCGAACCCAAGCTGCCTGCACAATCTTCACCCAAGAAACGTAATCTGTCCATATCTAATACTGAGAGAGAAAACTCTGTTTTCTGAACTGATTCACACACAAAATCTGAATCAAGTACTGAATTTGGGACAACAGTATCATTGCCATTCGAAGACGAAGAATAAGTACTCTCTGAGGACTTTCTGCTGCAACCCGGGCTGAGCTTGTCTGAGTTTGTACTGCTGCTAAGTGTAGGTTCGGATTCAGATAAACctccatcatcatcatcacattCTTCAAAAACCACCGGCCTGTCTGATTCCACCACAAAAACTCTATGTTTCTCATCATTAAACATAACCTCAACGGACTTGTTAATGAAAGAGCAGGTACTAGAAATAAGGACAAACCCTGAGTCAAAACGATCCTTAAGTTGCACTAAGGGGTGCGCCTTAATGGATTCACCAAACAAATTACCCACTTCCATAAAAACAGATGGGGACCAAAGTGCGAACGGCAGCCCTGAAATAGAAATCCAAACTAAACGACAAAACGATTGCTTGAATTCATTCGCCCAAGAAAACGTCTGAAAAAAATCAAGCAACGTTGTAGATAAGACTGTTATGAAGAAATCAGCTTCTGTTTTGGAGTAGAAAGTTATCAGTATCAGATTTCCTCCCATAAGTGAAATTTTACTAAACTCTATTTTCTTCTCCA
This region of Mercurialis annua linkage group LG1-X, ddMerAnnu1.2, whole genome shotgun sequence genomic DNA includes:
- the LOC126665620 gene encoding putative FBD-associated F-box protein At1g61330, which codes for MESKEHSTCKRLATQQDINNLYLPNEILENIISFLPLKEAIKFGILSKRFEESWLYSRNLNFDRVLVTGQNRKNLAKIVNKVFDYHLRPEIKSFSLCIKEKYADKSSVEIWVKKAMQKGVEELDLDFFPHIIEKDQHCFSADLFDFESLRVLKLTNCSINIKLPSKFNFLKTLVLRLVHVKLEMVDALFSSCKLLENLGFDECTGYLRISAGYLKTFKELNIINCDVIHIDVR